In the genome of Panthera leo isolate Ple1 chromosome F3, P.leo_Ple1_pat1.1, whole genome shotgun sequence, the window GGgccaagagaagggaggaggaaaaacaagGGGAAGTGGAGGGACCACTGTTTACTGTTATAGCCCAGCCTCTGACAAATGGCAGTCCTCAGGTGACCTGCCAAAGATCGGCTACACGAAGAGCACGTTGGCATCAGCAGGCAGAACTgcctttctagtttcttaaacACTGGGTTTTCATTCTACAGCCCAGATCTAGGAGCATGAGTCCCCTTGCCCTGAGAAGGCAGGGAGGTGTGTTTTGGGTCCACCAGTGAGGGATGTGCCCACTTCCCAGGGAGCTACTCAGCCACCTCTAGCCCTTGCTGGAGCTGGTGGCTGTGAAGGCGAAGGCAGGAATCAGTTTCCACAAAGTTCCAGAAATATTCATGACAAGCCTAGAGGGTGCCGAGCTGCATTCTGCTAATCAACAGGCACAAATGTAGATTAGTGTGACTTAAGTGGGAAAGAGGCCATGTATGCTGTACTCTGAACCCAGAAAGTGTAAGTCCTACTGAGGAACAGCTGAAACATTACTTTCATTGTTCTGGGTTGGTGATATTAAGAAGAGAAGCAAAGTTTAGGCCCTGGGAACAGCTGAAGGTTCCCAGGAACCCTTGAGGCTGGAAGGTGGGTGGCACCGGCCCCAACTCTTCTGGGACGCCTCTTTGCCCTGGCTGAGCAAATGGGGAATCCTCCCATGTGCCTGCTTTGTCTTCCAGAGCCAAAGAGTTCAAGACACGGCTGGGGATCTTTCTTCACAAATCAGAGCTGGGCTCTGATACTGGCAGTGTTGGCAAGTTCGAGTGGAGTAGCAAACACGGCAAAGAGGGGTGAGTCCTGCTGGCCGGCCTAGGGCCCTAGAGGGGAGGGATCCAGATCGAGGAGAGGAGCCACAAGGAGGAAAATACAAGCAGAAATTAGGACATGTGAGGGTGCATCTTGGTGACCCCTTCCTGAGGATTTTAGTGAAGATTCCTGCTGGTCTGCTATGGGTGATTGGGTCGGTGGCTCCAGGGTTCTCGGCCCACCGACAGATATGTGTGCCCAGGGTGGAATGTCTAGTTACCAGACTCCTCCACCTGCAGATGTCACTGTCTCTGCAACCAGGGCTAGGACAAGGTCTAAGAACACTTGAGGCTTTTCAGTCAATGACTTTACTCCCATTAGTGTGCACTTTGCCTGTAAGCCCTTTCATATTGAAAATCAACACTGCCAGGTGCTGCTCTAGGCTCTGGGGTTATGGGTAGACTTAATCTCTATTCCTGAGGCCCTTATTTCCACGAGGGGAAATGTAGAAAACAAAGCCCACGGTCAGAGGAATAGAAACAATTTTGGACTGTGAAGAGACAGTCTTAGAGTTATCTACTGAGGACTAGAAGGCCCCTGGCTTTGGTTTCTCATTACTGAATTAATTGTCCCCTACAAAAATACCTGTAGCCTCAACCAAGGGTTGGAGGAGTCTGCTCCAGTAATCACTTTGTGTGAATTCTACAACCTCCATGAGAGTTCTGGCTAGGATTTATGCTAGGCAttagtttgttgatttttttttaagtaaaatctttgcgttttgttttgttttctagcagAAACTTCTCAGAAGATGTGCTGGGGTGGAAAGAGTCATTTGACTTGCTACTGAGCAGTAAAAGTGAGTAGGATCCTGTTGTGTCCGTCCGGGGGTGGCACATGTGTACCCATGTGCTTTGGAGACAGCCTGAGGGATGCTGAAAGCGTGGGCAAAATAATAgttgtagtaataataataatgatccaTCCCCTAGTGTGCCAGCCTCTATTCAGAATACAAAGGCAGGTCCTTGTTCAAGAAAATTACATCCTAAAAATAGAGCCATTAACTACAATTGCTGtctttcttctttgattcctCGCTGTCCCACTGTCTgacctgtctctccctctctccccctctctcccctcaacCCCAGATGGAGTAGCCGCCTTCCATGCTTTCCTGAAGACGGAGTTCAGCGAGGAGAACCTGGAGTTCTGGCTGGCCTGTGAGGAGTTTAAAAAGCTCCGGTCGGCTACCAAGCTGGCCTCCCGGGCTCACAAGATCTTTGATGAATTCATCCGCAGTGAAGCCCCAAAAGAGGTCAGAGCCTCCACATGTCCTGTGGACCCTCCACctgcctgctccttccccactgagAACTGGGGGTGGTGGGTGTCCATCAGGGCAAGGGTTGAGTATAGAGAGTGATCTTATTTTGCACAGGCATGAATGGGCTTCTGTGGCTGGAGACTAGGAAAACCAGGTTCTGTGCCACTCATGGGTGCTGTTACCCTCAGACTCGCTGATGGGGCTTAGAGGGGTTGGCAGGTGTTTTGGCTTTGGTGCATACCTGCTTTTGTAAACTAAGCCCTTATTAGAGGGTTAAAATATACAAGTGGGGAGACAGGTCACCCTAGGGACCTTGTGTGACCTGCTTCAGTCCCCTGGCTGACGGTGCCTCAGGCTGGTTGGTATGTGGTTGGTGAATTTTTCCACCTTCCCTCAGGTCTCCATGGCTGGCCTCAGCGTTTGGTAAAGTGCACGGGGCCACCTTGTGGAGAGAATATAGTAATACCTTGCTTTTGTATCctattttgtattgtattttctGAGCACTTTAATTTTTACCACATTATTCCATAAAAGAGTTATTGAGCACCATTTACATGCAAGGCACTGTTATAGTTATTAGAGACATAGCAGGGACAAAAGTCTCTACCCTAATGGGAGAAGATGACAATAATggtgaaatacataaatatatgtcagGTGATGGTGCGTGTTTTGATCCAAACAAAGCAGGATTTGAAAGGGAGCacagggggcacgtgggtggctcagtcggttaagcatccgacttcggctcaggtcatggtcttgcggtccgtgagttcaagccccgtgttgggctctgcactgacagctcagagcctggagcctgcttcagattctgcatctccctgtctctctgaccctcccctgttcatgctctgtctctctgtctcaaaaataaataaacatttaaaaaaaaaaaaaggggggagcaCAGGAGTACCGGATGGGTGGACGTGtgaggtctttttgtttttacaaagggAAGTGATGGGTGGGCTGTTCCATAAAGTGACATATGAACAGATAAGGGAGGGAAGAACATTCTAACACAGGAAATGGCAAGTGCAAAAGCCAGAGAACACATGTCCTAGTTACTACGAACCAGGCAGTGAGCCTGTGTGGAGCacggagagtgagggagggagagtaggagatgaggtcagacaCGTGGCCAGATGTGGGCCTAGGTGGCCCTGCGGGCCCAGCATACACTTTGGCTTTTCCTCCGAGTGACCAGGGAAGACAACACTGCTGCTGACAGACTGACTTGAGTTTGAAAAGGCTCACTGTAGCTGCTGGCTGGAGAATAGACCACAGGAGTGAGGGTGGAGCGGAGAGACCAGTTAGCAGGCTCTGACACTAACCTAGGAGAGAGGTGATGGCGAATTGAACCAGGACTGTACAGAGGCAGGGATGAAATGGGATTggatttgtatatattcttttttttttaatgtttgtttgtttatttatttagagagtgagttcatgagagagagtgcgtgtgagtgggggagagggcagacagaaaagaggagagagcatcccaagcaagctccacactcatgaccatgagatcatgacctgagcccaaatcaagaatcagaggcccCGGATTTGTATACATTCTTAATATGTTCTTGATAACTGAGAGATTTGATGGCAGATGCTGGATCTGAGGTGGGGACAGGCCCACAGTTGAAAAGCCAATTAATGGTCAGCTCAGGAGACCCCAGCTTCCAGGTTCACAGTCGGGTACCCCTTCCACTGCTGCACCTGCCCGTCAGGCCCTCCTCGGCCCCCTGACCCCTTGACCCCCTCGCCTTGCCCACTCTCCACTCACCCACATTGTTGCCCTCCTTCCCACAGGTAAACATAGACCACGAGACCAGGGAGCTGACCAGGACGAATGTGCAGGCCGCCACAGCCACTTGCTTTGACGTGGCTCAGGGGAAGACCCGCACCCTGATGGAGAAGGACTCGTATCCGCGCTTCCTGAAGTCACCTGCTTACCGGGACCTGGCCGCCCAAGCCGCGGCCGCCTTGGCCTCTCCGTCCAGCTGCGGCCCGGTGCAGCCCTCACACACCTGAGCCTTGTGGCAGTGAGGAAgccagccaggaagagaggtGGAGTCGCCCATCCCTGAGGCAGGTTCTGCAAAGCAGGCCCGAGAGGACAGTGAAGGAAAAAGCCCATCTGGCCGCCTGTTTTGGAAGCAGCGCCCTCTCCTCTAGACACTGTGGGACTGAATTCTGTGCAGGAGTGGGTCCCCCCACCGCCCGCTTCCAGGACCAGCGGATAGGGCTGGAGATGAGGGTTGTGTGGGGCTCTCCGGGGAAAGGAAAGGTGGTGGTGGAGTGATCATTGGCTCTTGTTCTCCATGGGGCAGGAAATATTCCAGCCTGGATAAGGGGAACTTGTAAACGAGAGAGGGGAAGACCAC includes:
- the RGS16 gene encoding regulator of G-protein signaling 16 isoform X2, encoding MCRTLTAFPTTCLERAKEFKTRLGIFLHKSELGSDTGSVGKFEWSSKHGKEGNFSEDVLGWKESFDLLLSSKNGVAAFHAFLKTEFSEENLEFWLACEEFKKLRSATKLASRAHKIFDEFIRSEAPKEVNIDHETRELTRTNVQAATATCFDVAQGKTRTLMEKDSYPRFLKSPAYRDLAAQAAAALASPSSCGPVQPSHT
- the RGS16 gene encoding regulator of G-protein signaling 16 isoform X1, producing the protein MCRTLTAFPTTCLERAKEFKTRLGIFLHKSELGSDTGSVGKFEWSSKHGKEGRNFSEDVLGWKESFDLLLSSKNGVAAFHAFLKTEFSEENLEFWLACEEFKKLRSATKLASRAHKIFDEFIRSEAPKEVNIDHETRELTRTNVQAATATCFDVAQGKTRTLMEKDSYPRFLKSPAYRDLAAQAAAALASPSSCGPVQPSHT